One Cucumis sativus cultivar 9930 chromosome 1, Cucumber_9930_V3, whole genome shotgun sequence DNA segment encodes these proteins:
- the LOC105435171 gene encoding uncharacterized protein LOC105435171 has translation MGCFVSTSKHSSSSSSSSSPPHHSRSAYSHPKLNRIANRAPPPLDEESVKEVLSETPKPKTLLSNHDESASRKVNGRIPIHPTEEISEVSDVCSFSETLSTTTVTEKLDDFEEIRQRICRSPAKLPRSRSPSNDWAPKRDRMVGKSPTRKFDQSPGRINGGGGTVKLVQSRDMGQGLTRRSPRSEPRLQNRTENAYRRSRSPAYNRTDGGGSRPAAGRSPSVRRSGMSPGREPTPGREYYRREPGQSQETQNSTIEGKWRTTNESLDNPLVSLECFIFL, from the coding sequence ATGGGTTGTTTTGTCAGTACTTCTAagcattcttcttcttcttcttcttcttcttcacctccCCACCATTCTAGATCTGCCTATTCCCATCCCAAACTCAATCGCATTGCAAACAGAGCACCCCCTCCACTTGACGAAGAGTCTGTCAAAGAGGTTCTCTCTGAAACTCCCAAACCAAAAACCCTTTTGTCCAACCACGACGAATCTGCCTCCCGGAAGGTCAATGGGAGAATCCCCATTCATCCCACTGAAGAAATTTCTGAGGTTTCTGACGTTTGCAGCTTTAGTGAAACCCTATCTACTACGACTGTAACAGAGAAGCTGGATGATTTCGAAGAAATACGTCAGAGGATTTGTAGATCTCCAGCTAAATTGCCCAGAAGCCGGTCTCCCTCCAACGATTGGGCTCCCAAGAGGGATAGAATGGTTGGTAAATCGCCAACGCGAAAATTTGATCAGTCGCCTGGCCGGATTAACGGCGGTGGCGGAACTGTGAAGTTAGTGCAAAGCAGAGATATGGGGCAGGGACTCACAAGGCGAAGTCCGAGGTCGGAGCCACGCCTTCAGAATAGAACTGAGAATGCATATCGTAGGTCAAGATCCCCGGCCTATAATCGAACCGACGGCGGAGGCTCCAGACCAGCCGCCGGCCGAAGCCCATCTGTCCGGAGGTCCGGAATGTCTCCGGGAAGGGAACCAACACCGGGAAGAGAGTATTACCGAAGGGAACCAGGGCAGTCTCAGGAAACACAGAACTCAACAATAGAGGGAAAATGGCGGACTACAAATGAGTCTCTCGATAACCCACTTGTGTCATTGGAATGCTTCATCTTCCTCTGA
- the LOC101205831 gene encoding uncharacterized protein LOC101205831, whose protein sequence is MGEEGYGWSPIGAPLDVQKEDHWRHFDNSVDAVSFGFVATAILVSMFLLMAIFERFLRPTPTAFSHAGGRTHLDPEAQMGFAGKLAHPSPKMTVYSCGVSVLMPGDHIPTYIAHPAPVPCAPERIPWPQHQHNDISYVTNSSHFIENSSSS, encoded by the exons ATGGGTGAAGAAGGCTATGGATGGTCCCCAATTGGGGCTCCTCTAGATGTCCAGAAAGAGGACCACTGGAGGCATTTCGACAACTCTGTTGATGCAGTCTCTTTTGGGTTTGTTGCTACTGCCATTCTCGTCTCAATGTTCTTGCTCATGGCCATCTTTGAAAGGTTTTTGCGACCTACTCCCACTGCTTTCTCTCACGCCGGCGGTCGGACCCACCTTGACCCTGAGGCTCAGATGGGGTTTGCTGGAAAGCTTGCTCACCCATCACCCAAA ATGACTGTGTATTCCTGTGGAGTTTCAGTTCTAATGCCTGGAGATCATATTCCTACATATATCGCACACCCAGCTCCTGTCCCGTGTGCCCCAGAACGCATTCCATGGCCACAACATCAACACAATGACATATCTTATGTCACCAACAGTTCCCATTTCATTGAAAACTCAAGTTCCtcatga